The genomic segment ctctccttcccctgccccaccctgctcCTGCAGTGCTGCTCAGTCCCTACCCTGAGGCTGTTTCTAGGGGATCTTCCCACCCCTGGTGAGCCCCCATCCCAGCGGACATGggtttcctccccttccctctcaggTTCTCTTGTCCCCTCCCTCTGTGAGCCTTGTCCTCTCCCTCTGTGTGCCAGGTGCCAGGGCGCTATCCTTGGCTGGCCTTTTCTTTCTCTACCGACTGACTGTCTGCCAGGGGGACACCAGGGCCTGGCCTGAGGGACCTCCTGTGGGATGAGAGCCCCAGATCTCTGCTTCATGCCCCTCCCCCTTCACCCCAGAGCCTCCCTGCCACCTCAAAGTCTCCCCTAGCTCAGAACTCCTAATTCCTCGTCTCTCCTCCCGAAGACCCCCCCAGCTCCAGGCCAGGAACCCTGGACTCCTTTCCTGCATGCATCCAGCCTGCCAGCAAAGCCTATCTGCTGTGTAGCTCAGACCTGCCCATAACCCTCTCTGTTCCTCTCTGCCCCACTGGGGTTCAGGCTCCCCTTCTCTCCCCGCACAATTCCTGCAACCTCCTGGcctttccccacccctgcccagatTACAGCGCATGTCTGCTTACAACTCCCAGTGGTTTCCCACTGCAGAGAGAAAAACCATTTCCTGCCCCCCCCAGCTTTCTCTGGCCAGCCGGCCCCCTTGCAGCGTCTCCAGCTCACGCAGCTCAGCCCCGCACCGCGCACTGTGCCCTTGACACTTCCCGCCCTCTTCTCAGAAGCCTCTCCCCCTGAGCGCCACGTGAGCCTCAGCTCCTCGTCTCAGCTCAAATACTGAATCCTTGGAAAGATCTGACCCCCAGATGAAGGaaccccaccctcctccaggcaCTTTGCAGCAAGAAGTCAGCGCTTCAGTCTGGGTCTCCCTTAGGATGTCGtctctgggagggcaggggcttgGCATTGCCGGGGGGGGGGGACTGAATCCCAACCTGAAGCCTTGGTAACCAATCTGAACAGCCTCCTGGAGCCCAAGGGGCTGGCACACAGCACACAGGCAACTTGGGCACCCTAGGCCTGGCTCAACCACATGGCACTCACTCACCCAGGCAGCCTAGCCCCTTGGCCCACACGCCACACACCTCACCCCCAGCCTATCCAAACCCCTCCATTGCTGAGTTCTGCCCACTCTCCTGAGCTTTCCCTGTAGGGAAAGCTAGGCCCTGCCACTCTGGGGAAAGCTTGGGCCCCGCCATTCTGGGGACAGCTTGGGCCCCATCCTGAGGAGTAGGGGGTCCCTGCACTCGTGCCTTGAGTAACAATTGCCTGAGGCAGTCCCAGCAGCCTCTGGTCCCTGCTCCAGAGACAGGCAGAGATGCTGGGAGTCAGTGAGTGACTCTGAGCCAGGGTTCCAGGCAGGTCCAGCTTCACAAGCATGTGATCTGAGCAATCTGCAGGACCCCAAGCTCAGAGGAATCTGCGCTTGATTTAACACTCTAGTACTGCTGTCTGGAAATTCTTACTTTTTAACAAAGacctccacattttcattttgcatggGGCCCTGCAAAGTCTGCAGCTGGTCCTGGTGCCAGGGATACTCCGCTGACACAGTGCACAAAGGCCTGGGTCATGACCATGGCCCTGAGGGAAAACGCTGAACAGGAAACCAGGTGGACAGTGCCAggtgcctctgttttctctgctCCCACAGCAGCTTTCACCACCCAGAAGTGAGAACACCCACTGGACAGGGAACCTGGGACTGGGGTTCCAACAGGCAGGCAGAAGCCCACTCCAGGGACACCGCGGCTCTACTCTGCCAGCGGGCCTGAGGCTCTGGCAGAGGGCTCCATGGCAGCGCCCTCTGGGCGTACCTAGCCGGGATCCACCCTCGAGGCAGAGGGCCTGACCTGCTGCCGTGCCCCCATCCCAGCACTGATTGGACTAGAGCAGACACCTGACCCAGAGTGGACCAATCAGATTCTGACTCCTGGATCCCACTCACTGGTCCGCACTTCTGTCGCCAAGTAGGACCAGTTCAGTGCTACTGACCAAGAGAGGCAAGTGTGTCCCACACGTGTCCTGGAGGCCTGGCCTCTTGTCATGGTCACTCCCACAACTACCCCCTCTTCCAACCCCAACTCTGGGCTGCTCCCTGACAGGCTCCCTGACGCCCTGTGAAGTGTGCACTAAAGGAAGACCCTGGAGCAGGAGCCCCCAAACGCACGGGGGAAACGACCAGGCTTAAGCAAGAGGTCACTTTATTGAGAGGAAGGCCAGTAGTCGGTGGAGCTGGGATATTGGAGGAGAAGGGCGAGCCCAGTTCTGGGCTCGGGGAGGGGGTGCCCGCCGGCAGCATCACACGTCCAGGTCGGACCCAGAGCTCAGCTTGTCATAGGCACGGGTCTTGCGCAGCGCGATGCCCGGGCTGAAGGTGGCCCCCAGCGGCCAGTGGCGGACCACGTGCCGGTACGAGGAGGCCAGACTGTCGAAGTAGTTAATGTTGAGCTTCCGGGCGATGTGACGACCCAGATATTCCATTTGCTGTGGGAGTGGGTAACGGTCAGCTCTTGTCAGGACAAGAGAAGCCCTGCCACCCGCAGCCGCGGCGCCCCCGAGGGGTCCCCTCCCCTTGCAGACCGCATCTCCAGCCCTGCCCGTCAGCCCCCGTGCCCTTTTCTGGCCGAAGACCTTGTTGTATGCACCCTCCACCTGCAAAATGGGCTCATCCTAGCGCCCTAAACAGTGGCCGGGTTCATGCTGAACCGAGGAGGGAGGGGAGCGTGTCTGAGGCCCCTAGGCCGGCTGGGTGGGACCCACCTCGTAGCGCTCTGACAGCTGCACCAGCACTAGCGGCTCCAACTTGTGGCCGCACAGAACCAGCTGGAAGAAGCACCTTCTGTAGGCTGGCAAGAGGCAAGCGGCTCAGCTCCGGGGCTCTGGGGAGCGGGGACGGGGGCTTCGGGACCGGGCATGGGCCCGCTTGCCCGGCCCTCCCCACTCCACATGGCTTCCCTTCCCTTGCACGCAGCCCCCGCATCTGCTGCCCGCCCGGTGCGTCACCGTCGGAGCTGAGCGCCAGGCGCACGTAGACCAGATGCATGGGCCCCTGACACACAGTGCGGCCCTGGATGGAGAAGTGGTACACGCCGCGCGTGTGGTTGAGCACTAGGCGGCGTCGCGGCAGCGACGAGATCATGAGCCACAGGCCGATGCCCATGCCGTAGGCGGGGAAGCCCCAGGTCTCCTGCTTCCGCACCTGCGGACGCCGCGGAGACCTTCTGAGCCGCCGCGGggcccgggggcggggcgccgAGTGGAGGGTCCGGCCCCCACGGGAGGAAGGCCTTGAGGGGCCGGCCCAGGAGCTCAGACCTGGCTCACGAGGCCGAAGCTGACGAGCAAGAGGCAGACGACGAAGAGCAGCGTCCCCTTCCACAGCGTGTCCAGGTAGTACTCGAGCACGAAGactgggggcggcgcggcggcggcgcatGAGGACAGCGTGCCCCTGCTCGCAGCCGGAGGTGACAGAGCCAGGGTCGGGGCCCGGAACACCCGACCCACACAGGGCTTGGGGCCCGGATAGGCGTCCAGCCTACGGTTCCAACGTCCACTCGCGCGCGACCGGCCCCACCCAGGGCCTTGCCCCCTTGTTTCGCCTCGGCTCCGCCCTGTTCAGGTCCTGGTCCCGCCCAGGGCTATGGCTCCGCCCCATTCAggtccccaccccgccccgcgtCCCGGGCCCTCCCGGTTCTGATTTCCTGACCCCGCAGCGGTCCACGCGCACCGTTCGGCTGCTGCTCCGTGAAAGGGTAGAAGCTGTTGCTCCTAAGGCGCTTAGCCAAGTTACGCTCGGTGCAGAAGAGTCCTAGGGCCCAGAGCTGGAAGGGCTTGCCGCCGGAGGTCGTGGGCAGGCTGCTGATCCCGCCCTTGCGGACCTGAGTCAGGTACAGGCAGTCAGCCGAGCGGCTCATCTGTTGCCACCGCCCACTGCCCACAGTCACGCTCATACCTGGGGGAATAAAGCCTCCAGGATTGCGGCCCAGGAAGGAGCAGGAGCTCTCAGGCAATGGCAGGGGAGCGATGCCAGGTGGCGGTCCAGGCTGGGCTGTGCAGGGTTCTAGAAGCTCTGAGCGGCGGGTTCTAGAAGGGCTCGTCCTAGTGACCACTCCTTCTCCAGGGAGTCTCCGGTCCAGGCCTGTGGTGGGCGTACACTTCCCGGTAGTCCCCACCCCTGTACAGCCTGGTTCAGTCTTCACCTGAAGGTGGAGGAAGTGGACATCCCAGGCCTGAGCTGGGATCTGCAAGCAGGTGCCCCACCACGAACCCCATGGCTAAGCATGGCTTTCATCTCTC from the Camelus bactrianus isolate YW-2024 breed Bactrian camel chromosome 25, ASM4877302v1, whole genome shotgun sequence genome contains:
- the TMEM249 gene encoding cation channel sperm-associated auxiliary subunit TMEM249 — translated: MSVTVGSGRWQQMSRSADCLYLTQVRKGGISSLPTTSGGKPFQLWALGLFCTERNLAKRLRSNSFYPFTEQQPNVFVLEYYLDTLWKGTLLFVVCLLLVSFGLVSQVRKQETWGFPAYGMGIGLWLMISSLPRRRLVLNHTRGVYHFSIQGRTVCQGPMHLVYVRLALSSDAYRRCFFQLVLCGHKLEPLVLVQLSERYEQMEYLGRHIARKLNINYFDSLASSYRHVVRHWPLGATFSPGIALRKTRAYDKLSSGSDLDV